The following proteins come from a genomic window of Nicotiana tomentosiformis chromosome 12, ASM39032v3, whole genome shotgun sequence:
- the LOC138902935 gene encoding uncharacterized protein has product MGETASLQIDHNHPLFLAATDTPGVVLHDIKLTGPENYGLWSRSMQMALLVKNKLGFIEGNCLKSSYKRELENQWERCNAVVLSWIGRTVSAQLWSSIIYASNAKTIWNEFKKRFDKSNLTCFYLPWIQIGSLKQGTDSFLVGLNESYSQVRNQILLKTPVLTVKPGLCFGYSRGKPT; this is encoded by the exons ATGGGAGAAACGGCGAGTCTTCAAATTGATCACAATCATCCTTTATTTTTAGCAGCTACAGATACGCCTGGAGTTGTATTGCACGATATCAAGCTCACCGGACCTGAAAATTATGGTTTGTGGAGTAGATCAATGCAGATGGCACTTTTGGTGAAGAACAAGCTAGGGTTCATAGAAGGAAACTGCCTGAAAAGCTCTTACAAAAGAGAATTGGAGAATCAATGGGAAAGATGTAACGCGGTTGTTCTTTCATGGATAGGACGCACAGTATCTGCACAATTATGGTCGAGTATCATTTATGCATCAAATGCAAAAACAATATGGAACGAGTTCAAAAAAAGGTTTGATAAATCTAATCTTACTTGTTTTTATCTTCCGTGGATACAAATTGGATCATTAAAGCAAGGTACTGACTCT TTCCTAGTTGGACTTAATGAAAGCTATAGTCAAGTAAGAAATCAGATATTGCTGAAGACACCAGTGTTGACTGTAAAACCAGGCTTATGCTTTGGTTATTCAAGAGGAAAGCCAACGTGA